Proteins encoded by one window of Kwoniella dejecticola CBS 10117 chromosome 7, complete sequence:
- a CDS encoding signal recognition particle protein SRP54 — MVLADLGARLHGALNQLSRASVVDDRVIDALLKELCAALLEADVNVKLVSQLRTKVKAKVKKSLDEAEKAGGREANKKNVVQKAVFDELVSLVDPGVEPYKPVKGKTNVLMAVGIQGAGKTTTCTKLAVHYSRRGMKTGLVCADTFRAGAFDQLKQNATKAKIPFYGSYTETDPVAIASLGVEKFRKERFDVIIVDTSGRHKQESELFEEMVAISQAVSPDMTIMVLDASIGQAAEGQSRAFKDSADFGAIIVTKLDGHAKGGGAISAVAATKTPIIFLGTGEHLHDLERFAPQPFVSKLLGQGDMQGLVEHMQDIARSNPDKQKDLAKKLEQGKFTIRDWKDQLSNIMSMGSLSKIASMIPGMPANMMGEGGEEEAGAKLKRMIYITDAMRQDELDSDGLIFVSFDKAGNPIGLNRRAKRVARGSGTSVREVEELLAQARMMAGMAKQAGGANGWMSAMQKMQAAAGGKPLGPNGQPSPAQIEAMRKAMPPELMRKIRAAGPQGAQKMMQDMMGGMGGPGGAGGPGGMDMGAMMRNMMGGGGGGGMPDMSQMGEMMKNMGMGGGGGGMPDMSQLMKMMGRG; from the exons ATGGTCTTAGCCGACTTGGGAGCCAGGCTTCACGGAGCGCTCAACCAGCTCTCCAGGGCGTctgtcgttgatgatcga GTCATTGATGCACTGTTGAAAGAATTATGTGCGGCATTATTAGAAGCAgacgtcaacgtcaagctCGTATCTCAATTGCGTACGAAAGTGAAAGCTAAG GTCAAGAAGAGTTtggatgaagctgagaaagcaGGCGGCCGAGAAGCGAACAAGAAGAATGTCGTACAGAAG GCTGTGTTTGACGAATTGGTATCATTAGTGGATCCCGGAGTGGAACCGTATAAACCGGTCAAGGGCAAGACGAACGTTCTTATGGCAGTAGGTATTCAAGGAGCAGGTAAAACGACAACATGCACGAAATTGGCAGTGCATTATTCAAGGAGGGGAATGAAGACTGGATTAGTGTGTGCGGATACTTTCCGAGCGGGTGCTTTTGATCAGTTGAAACA AAATGCTACGAAAGCCAAAATACCGTTTTATGGAAGTTACACAGAGACGGATCCGGTGGCGATTGCTTCTTTGGGTGTGGAGAAATTCAGGAAGG AACGATTCGATGTGATCATTGTGGATACTTCAGGTCGACATAAACAAGAATCTGAACTCTTCGAAGAAATGGTGGCCATATCTCAAGCGGTTTCGCCAGATATGACTATCATGGTATTAGATGCATCGATAGGTCAAGCTGCCGAGGGACAATCTAGAGCTTTCAAGGATAGTGCGGATTTCGGAGCGATCATCGTGACGAAGTTGGACGGTCATGCGAAAGGTGGTGGTGCTATTTCTGC CGTCGCGGCAACCAAGACACCGATAATATTCTTAGGTACAGGAGAACATCTGCATGATTTAGAGAGATTTGCGCCGCAGCCTTTCGTATCGAAATTATTGGGACAAGGAGATATGCAAGGACTGGTTGAACACAT GCAAGATATAGCGAGGTCGAATCCGGATAAGCAAAAGGATTTAGCGAAGAAATTAGAGCAAGGGAAATTCACGATACGGGACTGGAAAGATCAACTGTCGAATATTATGTCGATGGGATCGTTGAGCAAGATAGCAAGTATGATACCGGGTATGCCGGCGAATATGATGggtgaaggaggtgaagaggaagcgggagcgaagttgaagaggatgatatATATTACGGATGCTATGAGGCAGGATGAGTTGGATTCGGACGGATTGATCTTC GTGAGCTTCGACAAAGCTGGAAACCCGATAGGTCTCAACCGCCGTGCTAAGCGAGTAGCTCGAGGAAGTGGAACGTCAGTGCGGGAGGTTGAAGAACTGCTAGCGCAAGCAAGAATGATGGCTGGCATGGCTAAGCAAGCGGGAGGTGCGAACGGATGGATGTCGGCAATGCAAAAGATGCAAGCTGCTGCAGGAGGTAAACCTTTAGGTCCTAATGGACAGCCCTCACCCGCTCAGATCGAGGCcatgagg AAAGCGATGCCACCCGAGCTCATGCGTAAGATACGTGCGGCCGGTCCTCAAGGCGCTCAGAAGATGATGCAGGATATGATGGGTGGTATGGGAGGTCCAGGCGGTGCGGGTGGTCCAGGCGGTATGGATATGGGTGCTATGATGAGGAATATGATgggtggaggcggagggggcGGAATGCCGGATATGTCTCAGATGggcgagatgatgaagaacatgggaatgggtggtggaggtggtggaatGCCTG ACATGAGCcagttgatgaagatgatgggacgGGGTTAA